One window of Pelmatolapia mariae isolate MD_Pm_ZW linkage group LG18, Pm_UMD_F_2, whole genome shotgun sequence genomic DNA carries:
- the cdc14aa gene encoding cell division cycle 14Aa isoform X2, producing the protein MADGYEQASSSEFIKDRLYFATLRVKPKNTANTHFFSTDEEFIYESFYADFGPLNLAMLYRYCWKLNKKLKSFTMSRKRLVHYTSYDQKKRANAAVLIGAYAVIYLKRSPEDAYRTLIAGNNTGYMPFRDAAVGECSFNLTVLDCLQGIHKALQHGFLDFERFSAEEYEHYERVENGDMNWIIPGKILAFSSPHSRGKIENGYPLHTPEAYFSYFCQNDIMTVVRLNRKLYDGRRFEDAGFEHHDLFFLDGTTPSDLIVRRFLHVCESTDGAVAVHCKAGLGRTGTLIGCYLMKHFRFTAAEAIAWIRICRPGSIIGPQQNFLEEKQHSLWVQGDVHRSKQKLVQQRLSRQQQLQQQQLHRSDSVQGGKQEAVSSLLSSMDDLSINTVLCKSYSLDENNCKEVSLTQGDELRALKGKRPPRSASSSSRLNLSKTSHCSILPPPKPSKVHLSLTPASTKKLRRSSSTTTAPQIRSPFSLTLFSTRPALIH; encoded by the exons ATGGCAGATGGATATGAGCAGGCCAGCTCATCAGAATTTATTAAGG ACCGCCTGTACTTTGCCACTCTGCGGGTCAAACCTAAGAATACAGCCAACACACACTTCTTCAGCACGGATGAGGAGTTCATATATGAAAG TTTTTATGCAGACTTTGGGCCCCTCAACCTGGCCATGCTGTACAGATACTGCTGGAAACTCAACAAGAAGCTGAAG TCTTTCACAATGTCTAGAAAGAGACTGGTTCACTACACCAGCTATGACCAGAAGAAGAGAGCCAATGCTGCTGTTCTCATTGGTGCCTATGCT GTGATCTATCTGAAGAGAAGCCCAGAAGATGCCTACAGGACTCTGATAGCAGGAAACAACACAGGCTACATGCCGTTTAG agaCGCAGCGGTCGGAGAGTGCTCATTTAACCTCACCGTCCTAGACTGCTTACAAGGAATCCACAAG GCATTACAACATGGTTTCCTGGATTTTGAAAGGTTCAGTGCAGAAGAATATGAACATTATGAG CGAGTTGAAAATGGAGATATGAACTGGATCATTCCGGGAAAAATTCTGGCGTTCAGTAGCCCTCATTCTCGTGGTAAGATAGAAAATG GTTATCCCCTTCACACACCCGAGGCATACTTCTCATACTTTTGCCAAAATGACATAATGACCGTGGTTCGTCTGAACAGGAAGTTGTATGATGGCAGGCGGTTTGAGGATGCAGGATTTGAGCACCACGACCTCTTCTTTCTTGATGGGACCACGCCCTCTGACCTCATCGTCAGACgctttctgcatgtgtgtgaaagTACAGACGGGGCAGTGGCAGTGCACTGTAAAG CTGGATTAGGCCGCACGGGCACTCTGATCGGCTGCTACCTGATGAAGCACTTCCGGTTTACTGCAGCCGAGGCGATTGCTTGGATCAGAATCTGCAGACCTGGATCTATCATCGGTCCACAGCAAAACTTCTTAGAAGA gAAGCAGCACAGTTTGTGGGTTCAGGGTGACGTGCATCGGTCTAAACAGAAGCTGGTCCAACAGAGACTGAGtcggcagcagcagctgcagcaacagcagcttCACCGCTCTGACTCTgtgcagggagggaaacaggaGGCAGTGTCCTCCCTGCTTTCCAGCATGGATGACCTGTCAATCAACACCGTGCTCTGCAAGTCATATAGCTTGGATGAG aATAACTGCAAAGAAGTCAGTCTGACACAGGGAGACGAACTGAGAGCACTGAAGGGAAAACGCCCACCGAGATCAGCGTCATCCTCCTCAAG GTTAAACCTGTCCAAGACTTCACACTGCTCCATCCTCCCTCCCCCGAAGCCCTCCAAAGTCCACCTTTCCCTCACCCCCGCTTCTACTAAAAAGCTGAGACGAAGTTCCTCTACCACCACTGCTCCACAGATCAGGAG TCCCTTCAGCCTCACTTTGTTCAGCACCAGGCCAGCACTGATTCACTGA
- the cdc14aa gene encoding cell division cycle 14Aa isoform X3, with protein sequence MADGYEQASSSEFIKDRLYFATLRVKPKNTANTHFFSTDEEFIYESFYADFGPLNLAMLYRYCWKLNKKLKVMQMKSFTMSRKRLVHYTSYDQKKRANAAVLIGAYAVIYLKRSPEDAYRTLIAGNNTGYMPFRDAAVGECSFNLTVLDCLQGIHKALQHGFLDFERFSAEEYEHYERVENGDMNWIIPGKILAFSSPHSRGYPLHTPEAYFSYFCQNDIMTVVRLNRKLYDGRRFEDAGFEHHDLFFLDGTTPSDLIVRRFLHVCESTDGAVAVHCKAGLGRTGTLIGCYLMKHFRFTAAEAIAWIRICRPGSIIGPQQNFLEEKQHSLWVQGDVHRSKQKLVQQRLSRQQQLQQQQLHRSDSVQGGKQEAVSSLLSSMDDLSINTVLCKSYSLDENNCKEVSLTQGDELRALKGKRPPRSASSSSRLNLSKTSHCSILPPPKPSKVHLSLTPASTKKLRRSSSTTTAPQIRSPFSLTLFSTRPALIH encoded by the exons ATGGCAGATGGATATGAGCAGGCCAGCTCATCAGAATTTATTAAGG ACCGCCTGTACTTTGCCACTCTGCGGGTCAAACCTAAGAATACAGCCAACACACACTTCTTCAGCACGGATGAGGAGTTCATATATGAAAG TTTTTATGCAGACTTTGGGCCCCTCAACCTGGCCATGCTGTACAGATACTGCTGGAAACTCAACAAGAAGCTGAAGGTAATGCAGATGAAG TCTTTCACAATGTCTAGAAAGAGACTGGTTCACTACACCAGCTATGACCAGAAGAAGAGAGCCAATGCTGCTGTTCTCATTGGTGCCTATGCT GTGATCTATCTGAAGAGAAGCCCAGAAGATGCCTACAGGACTCTGATAGCAGGAAACAACACAGGCTACATGCCGTTTAG agaCGCAGCGGTCGGAGAGTGCTCATTTAACCTCACCGTCCTAGACTGCTTACAAGGAATCCACAAG GCATTACAACATGGTTTCCTGGATTTTGAAAGGTTCAGTGCAGAAGAATATGAACATTATGAG CGAGTTGAAAATGGAGATATGAACTGGATCATTCCGGGAAAAATTCTGGCGTTCAGTAGCCCTCATTCTCGTG GTTATCCCCTTCACACACCCGAGGCATACTTCTCATACTTTTGCCAAAATGACATAATGACCGTGGTTCGTCTGAACAGGAAGTTGTATGATGGCAGGCGGTTTGAGGATGCAGGATTTGAGCACCACGACCTCTTCTTTCTTGATGGGACCACGCCCTCTGACCTCATCGTCAGACgctttctgcatgtgtgtgaaagTACAGACGGGGCAGTGGCAGTGCACTGTAAAG CTGGATTAGGCCGCACGGGCACTCTGATCGGCTGCTACCTGATGAAGCACTTCCGGTTTACTGCAGCCGAGGCGATTGCTTGGATCAGAATCTGCAGACCTGGATCTATCATCGGTCCACAGCAAAACTTCTTAGAAGA gAAGCAGCACAGTTTGTGGGTTCAGGGTGACGTGCATCGGTCTAAACAGAAGCTGGTCCAACAGAGACTGAGtcggcagcagcagctgcagcaacagcagcttCACCGCTCTGACTCTgtgcagggagggaaacaggaGGCAGTGTCCTCCCTGCTTTCCAGCATGGATGACCTGTCAATCAACACCGTGCTCTGCAAGTCATATAGCTTGGATGAG aATAACTGCAAAGAAGTCAGTCTGACACAGGGAGACGAACTGAGAGCACTGAAGGGAAAACGCCCACCGAGATCAGCGTCATCCTCCTCAAG GTTAAACCTGTCCAAGACTTCACACTGCTCCATCCTCCCTCCCCCGAAGCCCTCCAAAGTCCACCTTTCCCTCACCCCCGCTTCTACTAAAAAGCTGAGACGAAGTTCCTCTACCACCACTGCTCCACAGATCAGGAG TCCCTTCAGCCTCACTTTGTTCAGCACCAGGCCAGCACTGATTCACTGA
- the cdc14aa gene encoding cell division cycle 14Aa isoform X1 has protein sequence MADGYEQASSSEFIKDRLYFATLRVKPKNTANTHFFSTDEEFIYESFYADFGPLNLAMLYRYCWKLNKKLKVMQMKSFTMSRKRLVHYTSYDQKKRANAAVLIGAYAVIYLKRSPEDAYRTLIAGNNTGYMPFRDAAVGECSFNLTVLDCLQGIHKALQHGFLDFERFSAEEYEHYERVENGDMNWIIPGKILAFSSPHSRGKIENGYPLHTPEAYFSYFCQNDIMTVVRLNRKLYDGRRFEDAGFEHHDLFFLDGTTPSDLIVRRFLHVCESTDGAVAVHCKAGLGRTGTLIGCYLMKHFRFTAAEAIAWIRICRPGSIIGPQQNFLEEKQHSLWVQGDVHRSKQKLVQQRLSRQQQLQQQQLHRSDSVQGGKQEAVSSLLSSMDDLSINTVLCKSYSLDENNCKEVSLTQGDELRALKGKRPPRSASSSSRLNLSKTSHCSILPPPKPSKVHLSLTPASTKKLRRSSSTTTAPQIRSPFSLTLFSTRPALIH, from the exons ATGGCAGATGGATATGAGCAGGCCAGCTCATCAGAATTTATTAAGG ACCGCCTGTACTTTGCCACTCTGCGGGTCAAACCTAAGAATACAGCCAACACACACTTCTTCAGCACGGATGAGGAGTTCATATATGAAAG TTTTTATGCAGACTTTGGGCCCCTCAACCTGGCCATGCTGTACAGATACTGCTGGAAACTCAACAAGAAGCTGAAGGTAATGCAGATGAAG TCTTTCACAATGTCTAGAAAGAGACTGGTTCACTACACCAGCTATGACCAGAAGAAGAGAGCCAATGCTGCTGTTCTCATTGGTGCCTATGCT GTGATCTATCTGAAGAGAAGCCCAGAAGATGCCTACAGGACTCTGATAGCAGGAAACAACACAGGCTACATGCCGTTTAG agaCGCAGCGGTCGGAGAGTGCTCATTTAACCTCACCGTCCTAGACTGCTTACAAGGAATCCACAAG GCATTACAACATGGTTTCCTGGATTTTGAAAGGTTCAGTGCAGAAGAATATGAACATTATGAG CGAGTTGAAAATGGAGATATGAACTGGATCATTCCGGGAAAAATTCTGGCGTTCAGTAGCCCTCATTCTCGTGGTAAGATAGAAAATG GTTATCCCCTTCACACACCCGAGGCATACTTCTCATACTTTTGCCAAAATGACATAATGACCGTGGTTCGTCTGAACAGGAAGTTGTATGATGGCAGGCGGTTTGAGGATGCAGGATTTGAGCACCACGACCTCTTCTTTCTTGATGGGACCACGCCCTCTGACCTCATCGTCAGACgctttctgcatgtgtgtgaaagTACAGACGGGGCAGTGGCAGTGCACTGTAAAG CTGGATTAGGCCGCACGGGCACTCTGATCGGCTGCTACCTGATGAAGCACTTCCGGTTTACTGCAGCCGAGGCGATTGCTTGGATCAGAATCTGCAGACCTGGATCTATCATCGGTCCACAGCAAAACTTCTTAGAAGA gAAGCAGCACAGTTTGTGGGTTCAGGGTGACGTGCATCGGTCTAAACAGAAGCTGGTCCAACAGAGACTGAGtcggcagcagcagctgcagcaacagcagcttCACCGCTCTGACTCTgtgcagggagggaaacaggaGGCAGTGTCCTCCCTGCTTTCCAGCATGGATGACCTGTCAATCAACACCGTGCTCTGCAAGTCATATAGCTTGGATGAG aATAACTGCAAAGAAGTCAGTCTGACACAGGGAGACGAACTGAGAGCACTGAAGGGAAAACGCCCACCGAGATCAGCGTCATCCTCCTCAAG GTTAAACCTGTCCAAGACTTCACACTGCTCCATCCTCCCTCCCCCGAAGCCCTCCAAAGTCCACCTTTCCCTCACCCCCGCTTCTACTAAAAAGCTGAGACGAAGTTCCTCTACCACCACTGCTCCACAGATCAGGAG TCCCTTCAGCCTCACTTTGTTCAGCACCAGGCCAGCACTGATTCACTGA